Proteins encoded within one genomic window of Panicum virgatum strain AP13 chromosome 1N, P.virgatum_v5, whole genome shotgun sequence:
- the LOC120653645 gene encoding putative protein phosphatase 2C 24, which yields MTRAMETLEQIQETLSEINKRTPEVSVFKFVTRVLLTLGTEHAPSAREAGHGRGKERPCALRMDWAACVLPQHGEDAHFGHAEAGFIGVADGVGGYRDYGVDAGAFARELMASALAKVELAARAGKIRRLRPAGVLERAYETTVIKGTPGASTAVVLSLDRSTLRWAYIGDSAFAVLRRGRIVHRSAVQQHRFNCPYQLNSDGDGDSLTDAEVGAMPVKDGDVVVAGTDGLFDNVHDDQLARAVQMATELGFSPKNTADIIAGIAYSVSKSERACSPFSLGYRKAYGEGTYGGKEDDITVIVAYIVSKNSSSKDGICLKN from the coding sequence ATGACGAGAGCAATGGAAACCTTGGAGCAGATCCAGGAAACGCTAAGCGAGATCAACAAACGAACCCCGGAGGTGAGCGTTTTCAAGTTCGTCACCCGAGTGTTGCTAACGCTGGGAACCGAACACGCACCGTCGGCGCGGGAGGCCGGCCATGGTCGCGGCAAGGAGCGGCCGTGCGCTCTGCGTATGGACTGGGCGGCATGTGTCCTGCCGCAGCACGGCGAGGACGCGCACTTCGGGCACGCCGAGGCCGGCTTCATCGGTGTCGCGGACGGGGTCGGCGGGTACCGCGACTACGGCGTGGACGCCGGCGCCTTCGCACGAGAGCTCATGGCGAGCGCTCTGGCGAAGGTGGAGCTGGCGGCCAGGGCCGGCAagatccgccgcctccgcccggcgGGCGTGCTGGAGAGGGCGTACGAGACGACGGTCATCAAAGGCACGCCGGGGGCGTCCACGGCCGTTGTTCTGTCGCTCGACCGCTCGACTCTCAGGTGGGCGTACATCGGCGACAGCGCCTTCGCCGTGCTCCGGCGCGGCAGGATCGTGCACCGCTCGGCAGTGCAACAGCACCGCTTCAATTGCCCGTACCAGCTGAACTCCGATGGCGATGGAGACAGCCTCACCGACGCGGAGGTCGGCGCCATGCCGGTGAAGGACGGCGACGTCGTGGTGGCCGGGACGGACGGGCTGTTCGACAACGTGCACGACGACCAGCTCGCGCGCGCCGTGCAGATGGCCACCGAGCTGGGCTTCTCGCCCAAGAACACGGCGGACATCATCGCGGGCATTGCCTACAGCGTGTCGAAAAGCGAGCGGGCGTGCTCGCCGTTCAGTCTCGGATACAGGAAGGCATACGGGGAGGGAACTTACGGTGGGAAGGAGGATGACATAACGGTCATCGTTGCGTACATTGTCTCGAAGAACTCATCATCTAAGGATGGCATTTGTCTGAAGAATTAG